GAGCCAGCCGACTTTGTTTATTAGCATCACCTTGAAggttcttggactgtgagacaaCTGAGCCAAGCAACTTTCCAGACAAGGATGAAAGAGATCCTTTGACAGTGCAGGATGGAGTCCTGGTGTATGGAAGGACCCGCTCAGAAGCCTAGTTTATGGACCCCAAGGACTCTGCCGGGTGTGAGGCCGGGGATCCCGGACTGGCCTCCTGTGTGGCTAGGTAGCTGTTGGCCCGGTTGTTGTGGGGCAGTGTGCCGGGGTCCATCCTGGTCACCGGTGCGGAGAGGGGCTGGATAGGGAGCAGCAGCTCACTGGGGATGGTGGAGGCCGGCTCTGTCTCGGTGGATTCCCTATCAGCAGCAAGACTTCTGCCCGGAAGAGACCCCGCAGCACGCGGGTCGGCCGCAGATGGGCCGGCAGATCATAGAGACGCAGGAGGCGGCCCGGCAGCCAGCGGGCTGGCAGGAGGCAGGCGCGCAGCAGCTGGAGTCGCAGCAGGCCGGCTTGCAGCAGACGGGCACGCAACAGACCGGGCGGCTGCAAACGGGCCGGCAGAGGAGGGATACGCAGGAAGCGGGCCGGCGGCAGGTGGAGTCGCAGCAAGAGGGCCGGCAGCAGGAGTCTCCGCAGGAGGAGCTCGGGCAGGGGGTGGACACGCAGCAGACTGGCTCGCAGCACACGGGGGTGCAGCAGACTGGCTTACAGCAAACTGGTTCGCAGCAGACTGGCTTGCAGCAAACTGGGACTGAACAAGAGTCTTGGCAGCCAGTTGATTGGCAGCAAGAATCCTGGCAGCAAGAGGGCTGGCAGGAAGATAGTTGGCAACAAGACTGTAGGCAGCAAGGTGGCAAGCAGGAGCTGGTGCAGGCCGATTGGCAGCTGCTGGGGCCGCAGGATGCCCGGCAACCGGTGGGCGTGCCACAAACTGGTCGGCAGAGGAGAACCACGCGGGAGGTGGGTTGGCAGCACAGTGAGCTGCAACAGACGGGCTGGCAGCAGCTGGGTGCGCAACAGGATGGCGCGCAGCAGGGAGGTTCGCAGCAGGTTTCTGGGCAGTCTTCTACGTGACAAGATGAATCATTGCAAGAACCGGGCAGGCAGACGAGGCTCCCTCCACTGCCCTCGCTGGAGCGGACGGAGACGGCAGAATCCATGGGAACGCAGGGCCCGGGGCACCAGGTGGCGGCCATATCTTCCGTGGCTGGGTATGTCAGGACTGCTTTCGAACGGTCAGTGGGACGAGAATGACCATCTTTCCCCCATCTGGGCCTTTTATATCCTCCACAGCTGGCCTAATTTGTGGAATGgcatctcttccttgttgttgttgggTAGGTCAGCATCCTTTCGAGCAGCTCGTTAGAGGTGGATTTAGATTTTGGTGAAATTACCTTCTACTCATGACATCCTTAGTTTGGTTTGGGGCTGATGTGGCCCTTCCAGCCTGTTTTCTGCCACAGTCTGCACTCAAACAAAAATTGAAGCCTGCTGGCATGCGATTGGCGGGGCAGGAATGGAGTATGAGAGGCCTTCCCGAACATGTTTTCAGTGGCTGATTAGCTACCCTAGAGTAGTGGCCTATGGGTGGTGAGGAATAGTATATGCATATGTTTGTGTGGTCCTGCTTGGTTGGACACAAAGCCTTCTGTAAACATCCAGTGAGTAATCATCACTGGCCCGATGAGTTCGTGTGTGGGGAGATGGTTgttaatgaataatgataattatggtatctgttaagcgcttactatgtgccgggcacagtactaagtgctggggtagatacaagtaaatcgggttgaacgccatccaggtctcacatggggctgacggtctcaatccccattttacagatgagggaactgcggcacagagaagcgaagtgacctgtccaagttcacgcagcggacacgtggtggagtcaggatagttgtgtccaccccaacagCCATGCGCAGCGAGGGGTAGTAGGGAATATCTGGTACCAAAATTGTGGCACtttgtctctgccttcaaggtgtGTGAATGCTGGAATGGATTCCTATCAAACAGTGCTATTTAATGCCtgcttatccattcattcaatagtatttattgagcgcttactatgtgcagagcactgccctaagcgcttggaatgaacaagtcggcaacagatagagacggtccctgccctttgacgggcttacggtctaatcgggggagacgggcagacgagaacgatggcaataaatagagtcgaggggaagaacatctcataaaagcaatggcaactaaatattcattccatagtatttattgagcgctcactgtgtgcagagcactgtactaagcgcttgggatgaacaagtcggcaacagatagagacggtccctgccgtttgacgggcttacggtctaatcgggggagaggggcagacaagaatcggggtgacgtacatctcattaaacaaaataaaatgaatagggtgatgaagatatatacagttgagcggacgagtacagtgccgagggggtgggacgggagaggaggaggagagggaaaggggggagaagagggtttagctgcggagaggtgaagggggtgtagagggagcggagggaaaaagagggggctcagtctgggaaggcctctcgggggaggtgatctttaagtagggatttgaagaggggaagagaatgagtttggcggaggcgaggagggagggcgtcccgggaccgcgggaggacgcggcccgggggtcgacggcgggacgggcgagaccgggggacggcgaggaggcgggcggcggaggagcggggcgtgcggggtgggcggtggaaagagagaagggaggagaggtaggaaggggcaaggtgacggagagcctcgaagcctagagtgaggagtttgttgcagcattccttcattcaactgtatttattgagcgcttactgtgtgcagagtactgtactaagcaatgtactaagcacttgaaagaacacAATATCATCAATGTTACTTCattatccatggcatttattgcatgcttactgggcacggaacactgtactaagcccttcttgcttctatttattgccattgttcttgtctgtccgtctcccccgattagaccgtaagcccgtcagagggcagggactgtcactgttaccgatttgtccattccaagcgcttagtacagtgctctgcacatagtaagcgctcaataaattctcttgaatgaatgaaagagtagaggacaacggagctggtagacacattcctgccccaaatgagctcagAGTCAAGACAATAGTATAAGCAGATATCATCCAGCACCTAAAGAGGTAGCAGACTAGGGGAGGAGGCGGACAATAAACGACATGTAGTCCGGACATCCGATTATATGGCTAAGTATACAAGAGCTGTGTGGggcgggtgggtgtgtgtgtgtgaggaagAGAACCTAAGGGTTAAGGGGGAGTGGACTTCAGCACacaggtgacgtaggagggaggGACCAAAgcagggggagatgagagatcaatcaGGAAAGTTTCTATggcgagatgtgattttaataggaatTTGACGATCGGGAGAGTTGTGGTCCACCActtgtgaagggggaaggacatTGAAGCAGGAGGCCCGGCATGAGAAAGGGTTGGATGGCAAGAGAGCAAGaagagaaacggcatggcttagtggaaagagcacggacttgggagtcagaggacatgggtactaatcccagctccgccacttgtctgctgtgtgactttgggcaagttacgtagcttctctgtgactcgtttaccttatctgaaaaatggggattaaaagtatgactcccatgtagggcaacctgatgtcctgtatctaccccagtgcttagaacaatgctaggcacgtagtaagtgcttaacaaatactgtaataattattataattaataagaaCGAGGCAAAGTAAGTTGATATTAGATGAAGATGTGTTTGGGCTGCGCTACAgtgggagaggagtttctgtttggggagttggatgggcagtGATTGGACATTTTTGGTGAGTGGGGAGATGATCACAGAATGATTTCATAGGAAAacagtctgggcagcagagtgaagaaagtactggagaggggagactggaagtagggaggtcagcgaggaggctgatgcggtcatccagAAGGGATATGACAAGCGACTGGACCAATGCGATATGATTACAAGTTGgttggaaggggaggggtggattctggagatggtgTGAAGAGAGACCTGGCCAAATTTGGAGagttagtaataaaaataataatggtatttattaagcacttactctgtgccaagctctgtcctaagcacaggggtagatataaggtaatgaagttgtcccacctggggctacagtcagaatccccattttacagatgaagtaactgaggcacggagaagtgacttgcccaaagtcacacagccgacaagtggtggaggcggaattagaacacatgacctctgactcccaaacccgtgctcttagtAGTTagtctttagaatgtaagctcgccgtgggcagggaatgtgtctgcttattgctctgctgtactctcccaagtgcttagtacagtgctgtgcacacgggaagcactcggTGAATCGACTAGATGAATGAAGAgttggagagagatgagtcaaggttgtgagcttgagagacagggagaatggtgatgttgtagcaagtgatgggaaagtggagGGGAGGTTTTAGCAGAGAAGGTAAAGAATtcatattttggacatgttgggtttgaggtgatggtgggataGATGGGTAGAtgtgtcttgaagacaggaggaaccgCCCAATTTTAGGGAAGGGGTGAGGTCACGCTAGGACGTATAGATTTGGGAGCCAACTGCAAAGAGATCACAGTTGAGGCCGTGGAAGGGGATGACAACCCAAAGGAGTGGGTTCAAATGGAGTATAAAAGTGGACAGAGAACTGAATCTGGAGGGATCCCACAGTTTAGAATGGgaataagaggaagagaaaataaaatagtGACAGAAGTGGccaaagaggtaggaggaaagcAGGAGAGGAAAGTTTTGCAGAGAAACCAAGGCTTCttagtgtttccagaaggggatTTTCCCCAGTATCAAAGCTTATCCAGAAGACACCCCTTGCAGtagatggcaaggaggaggtcatggatgGCTTTATAAAAAGCAGTTTCACTGGAGTGGAGAGGGCGGAGGCTGGATTTGAGGGTATGGAGATGGAGACAGCGAGAGTGAACAACTCGCTTGGACAGAAATGGTCAAGGGAGATGAGGAGCGATACctagaatgatgcagaaggggccAGGTGGGGATTTTTTATAACAGGACTTGTGTAGGCATCTTTGAAAATGGAAGGGACTGAGCCACTGGTGAGTGATCTGTTAAAGCTGGAGGTCCgggagagaagaaagatgaaTGCAAATGCTTTGATAAACTACGGGGTAAGGGGGTCagaagggaagatggaggtgATCGATTTTGAAAGTAGGCAGGAGGCCTACTCATTGAGAAtcagttgggaaagatgggaggtgaGTGAGACTGGTAAGAGCGGATAGCGACTGAGTAGTTCAAGGGAAGTTTTTGGGGTGGTCACGATCGCTGTTGGTGTGAGGGTTCTGTCCAACAGATACCCTGTGTAGAATGGAATGTTCCCATGTTTGCACAACATGCCTGACATGATTGCCAAGGGGATTCTGGGGAGGTTGGTCAAAGAGAAGTCTAGGGAGAAGGTTTAGGGGCCACTGCAAGAATGAGGTTTCAAGGCCCCGATCAGATGGGGATTCTAGGCAAGGTTTCCTCCGTGGCTTGTCCCGTGTTCCTCTGTCAGTCCCTGGTAATACATGCTGTGACCTTCTTCCCTGCAGAACCCGACCTGTGGAGCCCAGGTAAACCAGTATCAGGGATCATCTTGCCCCTGGACCTCATTGTTGTGGCATGTAATCTTTGTCCAAGCTTTTGGGTCTCTTGGGGGCCACAGATAATCAGTCCAGAGCTGGTAAGGGAGCCACAGTGGAGTTACTTTGTAACCTGGAGAAGCTCTCGGGCGTGTCCTCTGGTTCCCGCTATTCCACGGTGGCTAGGGTTACAGAGCCTAGCGCCGCTACTTTTCCGCGGACTCGAGGTGACCGGGTACCTGAGGACAGAAGATTCCTGTCCTCGTGTCCCGTTCAGGAGTCTGGTTATAGCGTGGAGCCCCGGTCGGAAGCAGCGGTTCATGGAGCGGAGGAGTCCCCTGACCACAGCCTGCCAACTGACGGGCATCTAATATGGCGATGCCGAGTCACATCCGAGTACTTCTTTTAgccggagagatgggaggtgatcCTTTATTGCCTGGACGTTTTGTCACCGTGGGGTCAGTCAGTGAGCTGTGTGCTGGAATAGGGCACGGATGTGCTCTTGAGGAGCTGGCGCGCGAGCATTCCGGAGGCACCGTCATCCCCTTTGCTGGAGGGCAGCACTGGGAACTTCCCCCAGCCTCCAACCATGCCGGTTTTCCTTTGGGGTCTGGTCATTCCTTGCCAAGAGGGCCAAGCCATCCTGAACTTGGTGCCCCACTTAGGACTTGGCTAACGCCACCCTAACCCTgtgagcccagaggagtgacagaGCCCAGAGTGGTAAtggggcagcggcggcggcgagaGCCAGGTTGGGTAGGAGCCGGCCAACTTAGTTTATTAGGGTCATCCTGGAGGTTCCCGGACTCAGCCGAGCGACGTTCAAGAGGTGGGCACCAGAGATCCTTCATGGGGTAGGGCAGGGTCCCGGTAGAGAAGAAACAGCACAGGAACTGAGTGCTGGACCAGTAGCCAGTTGGTTCCACGGGCT
This sequence is a window from Ornithorhynchus anatinus isolate Pmale09 chromosome 7, mOrnAna1.pri.v4, whole genome shotgun sequence. Protein-coding genes within it:
- the LOC100083668 gene encoding keratin-associated protein 10-7-like — protein: MATTYCPGPCVPMDSAVSVCSSEGSCGSLVCLPGSCNGSSYPLDNCPETCCEPPCCAPSCCVPGCRQPACCSAACCPPPCRVALLCRPVCGVSAGCRSACTGSCSPSCCQQSCGQDSCCQSAGCQDSCGQSACCQDSCCIPVCCKPFCCTPVCCKPVCCVPVGREPVCCVSTPCPSASCGDPCCRPSCCDSTCRRPASCVSLLCRPVCSRPVCCVPVCCKPACCDSSCCAPAPCQPAGCRAASCVSAICRPICGRPACCGVTSGQSWQAVVRGLLRSMNRCFRPGLHAITRLLNGTRGQESSVLRYPVTSSPRKILTYPATEDMAATWCPGPCVPMDSAVSVRSSEGSGGSLVCLPGSCNDSSCHVEDCPETCCEPPCCAPSCCAPSCCQPVCCSSLCCQPTSRVVLLCRPVCGTPTGCRASCGPSSCQSACTSSCLPPCCLQSCCQLSSCQPSCCQDSCCQSTGCQDSCSVPVCCKPVCCEPVCCKPVCCTPVCCEPVCCVSTPCPSSSCGDSCCRPSCCDSTCRRPASCVSLLCRPVCSRPVCCVPVCCKPACCDSSCCAPASCQPAGCRAASCVSMICRPICGRPACCGVSSGQKSCC